Proteins from a single region of Hordeum vulgare subsp. vulgare chromosome 6H, MorexV3_pseudomolecules_assembly, whole genome shotgun sequence:
- the LOC123404609 gene encoding uncharacterized protein LOC123404609, whose protein sequence is MAGRGGGAARSRTPAATARGRRQTRASLPLDMLVDIAARTDPATLVRCAATCVDMRRRVKDYTRLGGRLHLRRGDRFVLPLLRGHLIHTYKYGRAQRQDHLSLLDTTAADATTLRRVTGVEGFPLASSNGLVLTRVTRSLRVCDPAAGRRRILPSNKLTFPVDVVGTEQDDAMTSYALLVGDDDDDGATAVGRQFHVVMAYLELSKHCRNVHFQTFSSEHGAWGCCNKIRVPNLQGSKLQLPLGTALVVGDTAHWLCLTNTGDYVLKIHVRMEQVTVMKLPESFPRSWWYHQLLATSSAGGCPIVLTADDDKISAWAQSKQTGQWKRQPQVVIETETILQFLQEAGGSRPPPSRWPVKYELKLLCFAERSGTVLIKVLNNMSPLGYFWLNLQSMKIMRWFSDRGLEYATGNIPYEMNLAAWIPTFSSTL, encoded by the coding sequence ATGGCAggccgcggcggcggcgccgCCAGGTCGCGTACGCCAGCTGCAACTGCAAGAGGGCGGCGGCAGACAAGAGCGTCACTGCCGTTGGACATGCTGGTGGACATCGCGGCGCGCACCGACCCGGCCACTCTCGTGCGCTGCGCCGCGACGTGCGTGGACATGCGCCGCCGCGTCAAGGACTACACTCGCCTCGGCggccgcctccacctccggcgCGGCGACCGCTTCGTGCTCCCCCTTCTGCGAGGCCACCTGATACACACCTACAAGTATGGCCGCGCCCAACGCCAGGACCACTTGTCCCTGCTCGACACCACCGCTGCGGACGCCACCACGCTGCGCAGGGTCACCGGCGTCGAGGGCTTCCCCCTCGCATCCTCCAACGGCCTCGTTCTCACCCGCGTCACCCGATCGCTCCGCGTGTGCGACccggccgccggccgccgccgaaTCCTGCCATCCAATAAGCTGACTTTCCCTGTGGATGTGGTGGGTACAGAACAAGACGATGCTATGACAAGCTATGCATTGCTCGTgggtgacgacgatgatgatggtgcgACCGCCGTCGGCAGGCAATTCCATGTGGTCATGGCATACCTAGAGCTGTCGAAACACTGCCGCAACGTGCACTTCCAGACCTTCTCATCGGAGCATGGCGCGTGGGGCTGCTGCAACAAAATTCGGGTTCCTAATCTGCAAGGCAGCAAGTTGCAGCTACCACTCGGCACGGCCCTGGTCGTCGGCGACACTGCACACTGGTTGTGCCTAACCAACACAGGGGACTATGTTCTCAAGATCCATGTTAGAATGGAACAAGTCACGGTGATGAAGCTCCCGGAGAGCTTCCCCCGCAGCTGGTGGTACCACCAACTCCTGGCGACATCGTCGGCAGGCGGGTGCCCGATCGTGCTCACTGCAGATGACGACAAGATATCAGCTTGGGCGCAATCCAAGCAAACGGGCCAGTGGAAGCGACAACCACAGGTGGTGATCGAGACAGAGACAATCTTGCAGTTCCTACAAGAGGCTGGCGGAAGCCGACCACCGCCAAGCCGATGGCCAGTCAAGTATGAACTAAAACTATTGTGCTTCGCCGAGAGGAGTGGCACCGTGCTCATCAAGGTGCTCAACAACATGTCACCTCTCGGGTATTTCTGGCTCAACCTGCAGTCCATGAAAATCATGAGGTGGTTCTCCGACCGTGGGCTCGAGTACGCGACCGGGAATATTCCCTATGAGATGAATTTGGCGGCTTGGATTCCAACATTCAGTAGCACTTTgtga